A section of the Callospermophilus lateralis isolate mCalLat2 chromosome 14, mCalLat2.hap1, whole genome shotgun sequence genome encodes:
- the Tdrd15 gene encoding tudor domain-containing protein 15 — MDSTSLFPTFLDVDLTVSHIECLPKNILVKFQGRNNSECEFDYHILQREIQHIPKVKNNVNIDELCLVEERATGEWQRGRVVDKKNELYTVLLIDRGEELRVDGMHVASACDNLFDLPPRVVFGIFANILPLGEKWSPKALNYFKSLVGIQLKGYVQAILPLQMILLEVPKVISQALELQLGRFIDGDSFRLIVEMLKEFPQQMPDLLQHKESELPLSNNDTLLDVQHILDNLQPSLSVGSFESIKISSALSPSKFYCQLIKWIPELENLTVCMTLHYDIISQETSPTCDNFGLLCVAKRRNGQWHRGILQQLLPNNQVKIWFMDYGSSEAIPSIHVKKLKQDFILVPLFSFPCSLTYLHSPDRDARKLQLSVFKQALLGQIVYAHIDCFNKDEHLYYVTLQAQESTINSKCLLKTVDTQVFCPVSDPKISNTLSETSTSDVNSFATEGFIGNTEQSVHYLNKRDILKVGFPIKTVEMEMEAAYVAFVAYVLNPSNFWVRTNAHQNEFQDIMKNINKFYDLCENDELILRNPEPGLFCCARYSKDRCFYRAVITEINGYEINVYFLDYGNTDSIPFFDVKILLPEFCELPALAMCCSLAHIFPVEDLWVKAAIDYFKKIVLNKEILLQVIAKKDDKYTVNIQSIEASENIDVVSLMLQAGYAEYWEVEPECFPKSVSEYSVLNLKSNNKVNIQKVVSALLEGPKSKKHQSDKLEENCSPLSESPTVNFSDLKNFFTLSVAPRSSWTYKEYMFKPGTVLEVRCSYYYGPGDFSCQLQCKLEDLKLLMEQIQNYYSIHSDPYQIGQIACVAKYSKDRKWYRAAVLTHVSKKEVDVIFVDYGYQERVLIKDLCAINPHFLFLEGQAFRCCLNCLVEPISCKLFSWTRETSRDFGNFITSSKGLLTCIIYALVLKHPNCLCNLVDLRSSFTSAKEFINCGSAQYSMLPKPLSSSVSLYSFYYSSFNIKIGSEEEVYISHIYSPQKFYCQLSRNDKDLEMLETKITEMISLKNCPKYDSNKMRLCICKYVEDGLSYRALAKRTDSSSDFLVYFVDFGNKQLVEENMLRAISSQFPELLFIPMQAIKCFLSDLRDIDIPAEINSWFENNFLGKPLKAVILSRESDGQLGIELYDGYQHINQKIKMLLHAYGKKHSEQAQHREKTHKLSENKRLAASLKSKIEKNYRHNVKSKSSLVTYSENKTDKLVHPKSIYARLLKPSVCYKIEPVSKNKVKKSLNDGLKNKSVKIVPGPAHILDESDMGQKSVKVVSQSFIGGLTQTASQNPHNLIRPQTKDLPQPQIYLNAQVKGYVSNISNPASFHIQLVESENIIIRLADALNERKENRVKKQNSVKLLVGDLVVAEYSGDSAIYRAVIKKILPDNSFEVEFIDYGNTAIVSTSKIYELKKEFLTIPPLGIHSFLSGVKWNEPDEIWDSKTVDYFASRVNNKTVSCEFLKKHDQKWEVNIICDDKCVINELLKWAACSKLQKTVLQMLPVVSQKVSLDVDNELKKGRSSESESSVSLQPSYQELVNIPFEELKPGQLEKAEILYVSKSGRFYVKLSKNKKILSDLTLLIAKEEQNPSFLSMENVEKGLECLAKSKKTLKWYRSKVEKKCIDGKVLVFLVDHGRCEVVPLNNTKGLSGEIRNIPQQAVPCKWIWFENSRNKPFESIVCLFAHLEINVLFLKYLDSAWEVEILVDGMLLLEYLNFNMDQVEENKLQSSGIIFNMESQTLMSSCAIRSFTWAQLQNGRQYSGIATAVSDPSDFCVQLEDFFDTMKYIFMLLSDLPETLQTLPQELIIPGSSCLFKYELEDQWNRVEISEVHDRSLHLVFIDYGFSLYITYSDIINLKVVPEELLNLPRLSYPCILHGILPITGKHWNEEVKSFFQDFLSKPGLVFQFRECNFETKLKVDVFHEKNSLADILVASGLAMYSKDSAHLDAITTTGSTKIQYKLQNKPFCALLDQNCFRKEHINCTCAENQKLKKQRPIKRKDVYKSLLRKIHIRKKLASRNLTLRNKVGSGKHNPQSTTMFDTCTATSFWELPDCLKNNTNWIESVFEKLPSEEVQENNTLDLRIGVKALQVNEKIISENLQGK, encoded by the coding sequence CAAAAGTTATATCCCAGGCTCTTGAATTACAATTAGGAAGATTTATTGATGGAGATTCATTTCGTCTTATTGTggaaatgttaaaagaattcCCTCAACAAATGCCAGATTTATTACAGCATAAAGAATCTGAATTAccattaagtaataatgatacttTACTTGATGTTCAACATATTCTGGATAATTTGCAGCCATCTTTGTCAGTAGGAAGTTTTGAAAGTATAAAGATATCATCAGCATTAAGCCCAAGTAAGTTTTATTGTCAATTAATTAAATGGATTCCAGAGCTAGAAAACTTGACAGTATGTATGACTTTGCATTATGATATTATCAGTCAAGAAACTAGCCCCACATGTGATAATTTTGGACTACTTTGTGTTGCCAAAAGGAGAAATGGACAGTGGCATAGAGGAATTCTTCAACAACTCTTGCCCAATAATCAAGTAAAAATTTGGTTTATGGATTACGGCAGTAGTGAGGCTATACCCTCAATTCACGTAAAGAAGCTGAAACAGGATTTTATTTTAGTACCATTATTTTCATTTCCATGTTCTCTGACATATTTACACAGTCCAGATAGAGATGCGAGAAAACTTCAACTGAGTGTATTTAAACAAGCCTTATTAGGACAAATAGTATATGCACACATTGATTGCTTCAATAAGGATGAGCATTTGTATTATGTAACATTACAAGCTCAAGAGTCTACAATTAATTCTAAATGTCTGCTGAAGACTGTAGACACACAAGTATTTTGTCCAGTGTCTGATCCAAAAATCTCCAATACTTTGAGTGAGACAAGTACTTCTGATGTAAACAGCTTTGCAACTGAAGGTTTTATTGGAAATACTGAACAGTCAGTACACTATCTAAATAAAAGAGACATTTTAAAAGTAGGTTTTCCTATTAAAACTGTAGAAatggagatggaggctgcctacgTAGCTTTTGTAGCATATGTATTAAACCCATCAAATTTTTGGGTGCGTACCAATGCCCATCAGAATGAATTTCAAGatataatgaaaaatataaacaaattttatgaTTTGTGTGAAAACGATGAACTAATTCTAAGAAATCCTGAACCTGGATTATTTTGTTGTGCTAGATACAGCAAGGACAGATGTTTTTACAGAGCTGTCATAACTGAAATTAATGGTTATGagattaatgtttattttttggaTTATGGAAATACTGATTCCATACCATTTTTTGATGTAAAAATTTTGCTTCCAGAATTTTGTGAGTTGCCTGCCTTAGCCATGTGCTGTTCACTTGCACATATATTTCCTGTTGAAGATTTATGGGTAAAGGCAGCaattgattattttaaaaaaattgttttgaacaAAGAAATTTTGCTTCAAGTTATAGCAAAAAAAGATGACAAGTACACTGTAAATATTCAGAGTATCGAAGCCTCAGAAAATATTGATGTTGTCTCTCTTATGTTACAAGCTGGATATGCAGAATATTGGGAAGTAGAACCCGAATGTTTTCCAAAATCTGTAAGTGaatattctgttttaaatttaaaatctaaTAACAAAGTTAATATTCAGAAAGTCGTGTCTGCCCTTCTTGAAGGACCTAAGTCTAAAAAGCACCAATCAGATAAGCTGGAAGAAAATTGCTCACCTTTGTCTGAGTCACCAACTGTTAATTTCtcagatttaaaaaattttttcaccttgtCTGTGGCACCTAGGTCATCATGGACTTATAAGGAATATATGTTTAAACCAGGAACAGTTCTTGAAGTTAGATGCTCTTAttattatggcccaggtgattttTCATGCCAGCTACAATGTAAGTTAGAAGACCTAAAATTACTGATGGAACAAATACAGAATTATTATAGCATTCATTCTGATCCTTATCAGATTGGTCAGATTGCTTGTGTTGCTAAGTATTCCAAAGATAGGAAGTGGTATAGAGCTGCTGTTTTGACTCATGTATCAAAAAAAGAAGTTGATGTAATATTTGTTGACTATGGTTACCAAGAAAGAGttttaattaaagatctttgTGCAATTaatccacattttctttttttagaaggtCAAGCCTTCAGATGTTGTCTTAACTGTTTAGTTGAACCCATTAGTTGTAAGTTATTTAGTTGGACAAGAGAAACATCCAGAGACTTTGGAAATTTTATTACTTCATCTAAAGGATTATTGACTTGTATTATCTATGCTTTAGTTCTTAAACATCCaaactgtttatgtaatttagtgGATTTAAGATCCTCATTTACTAGTGCAAAAGAATTTATTAATTGTGGCTCTGCACAATATAGCATGTTACCAAAGCCACTTTCATCCTCAGTTAGTCTTTACAGTTTCTATTATTCTTCCTTTAACATAAAAATTGGAAGTGAAGAAGAAGTGTATATATCTCATATATACAGTCCCCAAAAGTTTTATTGCCAGCTTAGTAGAAATGATAAAGATCTGGAGATGCTGGAAACAAAAATCACAGAGATGATTAGCCTCAAAAATTGTCCAAAATATGATTCTAATAAAATGAGGTTGtgcatatgtaaatatgtggAAGATGGTCTCTCATATAGAGCTTTAGCAAAGCGAACAGATTCATCATCTGACTTTCTAGTCTATTTTGTGGATTTTGGAAATAAGCAGTTAGTAGAAGAAAACATGTTGAGGGCCATTTCAAGTCAGTTTCCAGAGTTGCTATTTATACCTATGCAAGCTATTAAGTGTTTTTTATCAGATCTTAGAGACATAGATATTCCAGCAGAAATCAATAGCTGGTTTGAAAACAATTTCTTGGGAAAACCACTGAAGGCAGTAATATTGTCCAGGGAGTCAGATGGCCAGCTTGGTATAGAATTATATGATGGGTATCAACATATAaatcagaaaattaaaatgttgCTTCATGCTTATGGAAAAAAACATTCTGAACAAGCACAACATAGGGAAAAGACTCATAAATTAAGTGAGAATAAGAGGCTTGCTGCTTCTTTGAaaagcaaaatagaaaaaaactatCGCCATAATGTGAAAAGCAAAAGTAGTCTAGTAacatattctgaaaacaaaactgATAAATTAGTGCATCCTAAAAGTATCTATGCCAGGCTTTTGAAACCATCAGTTTGTTACAAAATTGAACCTGTGtctaaaaacaaagtaaagaagtcATTGAATGATggacttaaaaataaaagtgtaaaAATTGTCCCTGGACCTGCACATATTCTTGATGAAAGTGATATGGGCCAAAAATCGGTAAAGGTTGTATCTCAGTCATTTATTGGTGGGTTAACTCAAACAGCCTCACAAAACCCACATAACCTTATTAGACCACAGACCAAAGACCTTCCTCAACCCCAAATTTACTTGAATGCTCAAGTAAAAGGGTATGTATCTAATATCAGCAATCCAGCAAGTTTTCATATTCAGCTTGTGGAGAGTGAAAATATAATCATTAGACTTGCAGATGCtctaaatgaaagaaaagaaaacagagtgaaaaagcaAAATTCAGTTAAACTGCTGGTGGGAGATCTTGTCGTTGCAGAGTACTCTGGAGACAGTGCCATTTACAGAGCAGTAATTAAGAAAATTTTGCCAGATAATTCTTTTGAAGTAGAATTTATAGATTATGGCAATACCGCAATAGTAAGCACATCTAAAATTTATGAACTTAAGAAGGAATTCTTAACTATTCCTCCACTAGGAATCCATTCTTTTCTTAGTGGAGTAAAATGGAATGAGCCTGATGAAATATGGGACAGCAAAACTGTGGATTATTTTGCTTCGAGAGtaaataacaaaacagtttcTTGTGAATTTTTGAAAAAGCATGACCAGAAATGGGAAGTAAATATAATCTGTGATGACAAATGTGTCATTAATGAACTACTGAAATGGGCAGCATGTTCAAAACTACAGAAGACAGTATTGCAAATGCTTCCTGTTGTCTCTCAGAAGGTGAGTCTTGATGTTGATAATGAATTGAAAAAAGGAAGATCAAGTGAATCTGAAAGTTCTGTGAGCCTTCAGCCTTCCTACCAAGAGCTGGTGAACATTCCGTTTGAGGAGTTAAAACCCGGTCAGCTTGAAAAAGCTGAAATACTTTATGTTTCAAAGAGTGGAAGATTTTATGTGAAGTTGTCCAAAAATAAGAAAATCTTATCAGATTTAACATTATTAATTGCTAAAGAAGAACAAAACCCCTCTTTCTTATCAATGGAAAATGTTGAAAAAGGTTTAGAATGCCTGGCAAAATCTAAAAAAACTTTAAAGTGGTACCGAtcaaaagtagaaaaaaagtGTATTGATGGGAAAGTGCTTGTTTTTTTAGTAGATCATGGTAGATGTGAAGTAGTGCCTTTAAATAATACCAAGGGGCTTAGTGGTGAAATCAGAAATATTCCACAACAAGCTGTGCCTTGTAAATGGATTTGGTTTGAAAATTCTAGGAACAAACCATTTGAGTCCATTGTGTGTTTATTTGCTCATTTGGAAATAAATGTTCTCTTCCTGAAATATTTAGATTCTGCTTGGGAAGTAGAAATTTTGGTAGATGGCATGTTACTTTTGGAATATTTAAATTTCAATATGGATCAGGTTGAAGAAAACAAACTTCAATCTTCAGGAATAATTTTCAACATGGAATCTCAGACTCTTATGTCATCATGTGCAATAAGATCATTTACTTGGGCACAACTCCAAAATGGTAGGCAGTATTCTGGTATTGCCACTGCTGTTTCTGATCCTTCAGACTTCTGTGTTCAGTTGGAGGATTTCTTTGAcacaatgaaatatatttttatgttgcTTTCTGATCTACCAGAAACCTTACAAACATTGCCTCAAGAGCTCATAATTCCTGGTTCTAGTTGTTTATTCAAATATGAGTTGGAAGATCAATGGAATAGAGTAGAAATTTCTGAAGTCCATGATaggtctttacatcttgtgttcatTGACTATGGATTTTCTCTTTATATAACTTATTCAGACATAATAAATCTTAAAGTTGTTCCTGAGGAACTTCTGAATTTGCCAAGGCTGAGTTATCCATGTATCTTACATGGCATCTTACCTATTACAGGGAAACACTGGAATGAAGAAGTCAAAAGTTTTTTTCAAGATTTTCTAAGCAAACCAGGCTTAGTTTTTCAGTTTAGGGAatgcaattttgaaacaaaactgaaAGTAGATGTCTTTCATGAGAAAAACAGTTTGGCAGATATATTAGTTGCATCTGGTCTTGCAATGTATTCTAAGGATTCAGCTCATCTTGATGCAATTACGACTACTGGATCTACTAAAATCCAATATAAATTACAGAATAAGCCTTTTTGTGCATTGTTAGATCAAAATTGTTTCAGAAAAGAACATATAAATTGTACGTGTGCTGAGAACCAAAAGCTGAAAAAGCAGAGACCTATAAAAAGGAAAGATGTCTATAAGAGCCTCTTAAGGAAAATACATATTAGGAAAAAATTGGCTTCTAGAAATTTAACACTGAGAAATAAAGTTGGTAGTGGAAAACATAATCCCCAAAGCACCACTATGTTTGATACATGTACAGCAACTTCATTTTGGGAACTGCCTGATTGTTTGAAAAATAATACCAACTGGATTGAAAGCGTTTTTGAAAAACTACCATCCGAAGAAGTACAAGAAAATAACACATTGGATTTAAGGATAGGAGTAAAAGCATTGCAAGTTAATGAAAAAATTATATCAGAAAATTTACAGGGTAAGTAG